A region of Anopheles merus strain MAF chromosome 2R, AmerM5.1, whole genome shotgun sequence DNA encodes the following proteins:
- the LOC121589553 gene encoding BRAP2 RING ZnF UBP domain-containing protein 2-like, with translation MTNPTDVLQLGTNRVWDYIGDNFVYYLLQNKMNGKLPPTITRPSSVWQRKSRNSK, from the exons ATGACAAATCCCACGGACGTGCTTCAGCTTGGTACGAACCGGGTTTGGGATTATATTGGCGACAACTTTGTGTACTATTTGCTGCAGAACAAAATGAACGGCAAGCTGCCCCCGACAATCACCCGACCATCTTCTGTCTGGCAGAGGAAATCACGCAATTCAAA ATAA